The genome window CGGAGACCTTCCCGCACGCGCAGGTCGATGCGGTGGACATCTCGAAGGACGCCCTGGACGTGGCCCGCATCAACGTGGACGACTACGGCCTGCAGGACCGCGTGGCGCTGCACCAGTCGAACCTGTTCGAGGCGCTGCCTCCCGCGCAGTACGACCTGATCCTGTGCAATCCGCCCTACGTCAACACCGATTCCATGAACGCGCTGCCGGCGGAGTACCGCCACGAGCCGAGCCTGGCGCTGGCCGGGGGCGCGGACGGCATGGACCTGATCCGGCCGCTGCTGGCCGGGGCCGCCGAGTTCCTGCAGCCCGGCGGCATCCTGGTGCTGGAGCTGGGCTACGAGAAGGGTTATTTCGAACAGGCCTTTCCCCATCTCGATCCGGTCTGGCTGAGCACCTCCGGCGGCGACGACAAGGTGTTGCTGCTCAGGCAGGACCAATTGGTATGAAAGCCCCCCCCTACGCGCTGTCGCGCGCCCCCGATGGTAGACCCCCAGCCGCTACGCGGCAGCCCCCCATGGGGGCTGGGCCCCGCCTTGGGGCGGCCCGGCACCGGGTCCCCGGGGCGAAACCGGCGGACTGGCGGAGCCAGATCCGCGGTTTCCTGGGGTACTGCCAGGCTGATGGAGAACGGCAATTTTGTCGAGCGGCGCGGGCGAGCGTCGAGACAAGGCGGTCCCCGCAGTGATACGAGCATCAGGCATTACGCTTCGGCGCGGCACCAAGGTGCTGCTGGACGGCGCCGACTTCGTGGTCCATCCCGGCGAACGCGTCGGCATCGTGGGCCCCAACGGCGCGGGCAAGTCCACGCTGTTCGCGCTGTTGAACGGCCACCTGGAGCCGGACGCGGGCAGCCTGGACATCCCGGCCAGCTGGCGCATCGCGTCGATCGCGCAGGAAATCCACGAGACCGACCGCGAGGCGCTGGAATTCGTCATCGACGGCGACACGCGCCTGCGCCGCCTGCAGGCCGAGCGGGCCGCGGTCGACGTCGACCGCGAGGGCCTGCGCCTGGCCGAGCTGGAGGCCGAACTGGCCGACGCGGGCGCATTCTCGGCGCAATCGCGCGCCGAGCAGTTGCTGGTCGGCCTGGGTTTCTCGCAAGAGGAATTCCGCCAGCCGGTGGCGAGCTTCTCGGGCGGCTGGCGCATGCGCCTGAATCTGGCGCGCGCGCTCATGGCGCCGTCCGACCTCCTGCTGCTGGACGAGCCCACCAACCACCTGGACCTGGACGCCATGCTGTGGCTGGAACGCTGGCTGGCGGCCTACCCCGGCACCGTGCTGGTGATCTCGCACGACACCGAATTCCTGGACGCGGTGGCCCGGACCATCCTGCATTTCGACCAGGGCAAGCTGGTTCGCTATAAGGGCGGCTACGAGGACTTCCTGACCCAGCGCGCCGAGCGCCTGCGGCAGAACCAGATCGCCTACGACAAGCAGCAGCGCGAGGCCGCCCACCTGCAAAGCTTCATCGACCGCTTCAAGGCCAAGGCCAGCAAGGCCAAGCAGGCCCAGAGCCGGGTCAAGGCGCTGGCGCGGATGCAGGTGCTCGCGCCCATGCGCGCCGCGGCGGGCATCGACATCAGCATCCCCTCGCCCGACCACATGCCCGATCCGCTGCTGTCGCTGGACGGCGTGCGCGCGGGCTATCCCGCCGCTCCCATCCTGGACGGCGTCAAGCTGTCGGTGCGGGCCGGCGCGCGGGTGGGCATCCTGGGCGCCAACGGCGCGGGCAAGAGTACGCTGGTCAAGACCCTGGCCGGCGAAATCGCCCCGCTGGACGGCGAGCGCAAGGAAGCCCGCGGCCTGGCCGTCGGCTACTTCGCCCAGCACCAGCTCGACATGCTGGATGCCGAGGCGACGCCCCTGCTGCACCTGGCCCGCCTGGCCCCCGAGGCGCGCGAACAGGACCTGCGCAACTACCTGGGCGGCTTCGGCTTCTCGGGCGACTTCGCGCTGGCCAAGGTCGGCCCCATGTCGGGCGGCGAGAAGGCCCGCCTGGCGCTGGCGCTGGTGGTCTGGAAGAAACCCAACCTGTTGCTGCTGGACGAACCCAGCAACCACCTGGACGTCGACACCCGCGAGGCGCTGACCGAGGCACTGGCCGAGTTCGAGGGCACCATGCTGCTGGTCTCGCACGACCGCCATCTGCTGCGGACCACCGTGGACAGCTTCTGGATCGTCGCCGACGGCGGCGTGCACGAATTCGACGGCGACCTGGAGGACTACCGCGACTGGCTGGCCAGCCGCCAGGGCGGCAGCGCGGCAGCGTCATCGGCCGCCGCCACGTCCGCCGAGGGCGGCGTCGATCGCAAGACGCAGCGCCGGCTCGAGGCCGAAAGCCGCCAGCGCCTGTCGACCCTGCGCAAGCCGCTGGAGACCCGGCTCAGGAAGCTGGAAGAAGACATGCAGAAGCTGGAGGCGCGCAAGCGCGACCTGGATCAGCTCATCGCCGATCCCGGCCTGTACGACGATGCCCGCCGTGACGAATGCCGCAGCGTGCTGGCCGAGCATGGCGACCTGCAGAAGCGGCTGGGCGAGATCGAGGAGGCCTGGCTGGGCGTGCAGGAAGAACTCGACGCCATCCAGGCCTGAGGCGTCCGCGCGGACGCCTCGGCCCGCGAAGCCTAGACGTTCATCACGCTGACGGCGCGCGTGTTCAGGTAGGCTTCCACCGCTTCCGGGCCCCCTTCCGAACCGAAACCCGAATCCTTGATCCCGCCGAACGGCATCTCGGCCGTCGGGATGGCCGGCATGTTGACGAACAGCATGCCGACCTCGACCTTGCGGGAAATCAGGTCGGCATTCTTCAGCGAACTCGTGAAGGCGTAGCCGGCCAGGCCAT of Pigmentiphaga sp. H8 contains these proteins:
- the prmB gene encoding 50S ribosomal protein L3 N(5)-glutamine methyltransferase, encoding MTSHPLRTVRDLIRYAVSRFNAAGIALGHGTLDVYDEAVYLVLHTLHLPIDRLEPFVDAAVLDGEREAVLAIIDRRIDERLPAPYLTNEAWLRGRRFYVDERVIVPRSYIAELLDDGLAPWIDDPYAVEWALDMCTGSGCLAIAAAETFPHAQVDAVDISKDALDVARINVDDYGLQDRVALHQSNLFEALPPAQYDLILCNPPYVNTDSMNALPAEYRHEPSLALAGGADGMDLIRPLLAGAAEFLQPGGILVLELGYEKGYFEQAFPHLDPVWLSTSGGDDKVLLLRQDQLV
- a CDS encoding ABC-F family ATP-binding cassette domain-containing protein, with the protein product MIRASGITLRRGTKVLLDGADFVVHPGERVGIVGPNGAGKSTLFALLNGHLEPDAGSLDIPASWRIASIAQEIHETDREALEFVIDGDTRLRRLQAERAAVDVDREGLRLAELEAELADAGAFSAQSRAEQLLVGLGFSQEEFRQPVASFSGGWRMRLNLARALMAPSDLLLLDEPTNHLDLDAMLWLERWLAAYPGTVLVISHDTEFLDAVARTILHFDQGKLVRYKGGYEDFLTQRAERLRQNQIAYDKQQREAAHLQSFIDRFKAKASKAKQAQSRVKALARMQVLAPMRAAAGIDISIPSPDHMPDPLLSLDGVRAGYPAAPILDGVKLSVRAGARVGILGANGAGKSTLVKTLAGEIAPLDGERKEARGLAVGYFAQHQLDMLDAEATPLLHLARLAPEAREQDLRNYLGGFGFSGDFALAKVGPMSGGEKARLALALVVWKKPNLLLLDEPSNHLDVDTREALTEALAEFEGTMLLVSHDRHLLRTTVDSFWIVADGGVHEFDGDLEDYRDWLASRQGGSAAASSAAATSAEGGVDRKTQRRLEAESRQRLSTLRKPLETRLRKLEEDMQKLEARKRDLDQLIADPGLYDDARRDECRSVLAEHGDLQKRLGEIEEAWLGVQEELDAIQA